From one Leifsonia soli genomic stretch:
- a CDS encoding DUF6923 family protein: MTSGTATVTADAVPTWAPSVIGNQAYAGTPGKPAIHIFGAGVVTTTLRSITVKDPTGVAVKGYGLVSADAEATGSDERITWTSDTTVTKLADIHPAPGPGPENGCQMNPGGFGTGTATCTGLLPTADSRWGSLVVQSVGATTFSATMTAAGGGEAVALGFMTSKLTLSKTVAGRVHPSDRFDTFITSPEQSTLGQATTGTSNSSTTGAVTILPVTGSYTLSEAAGNETTSLGSYTQSWTCTNANSGSATVLPSGSGTSKTVVPAVGDDISCTITNTPPPPVWTCSAFGYLFQSPSDGVHQIYQVDLVSGAATQIGTTPDTVNGIGYNTLDNYMYGWDITTQTLVRIASDGTLTNLGQPAGASAPSGYQVGDFDNAGHLFLQYGGTGDGQWVEIDLAPGSANYGKVIASGTPTRPAGIANLPSDWTYVNGGFYGLADTTAGTGGAHLLRFDATTHAYTDLGPIANTSASATYGAAYADAAGNLYFSDNGSGTIYRVKPTTLESIVVSAGPSSVGNDGARCATAPIPTITVTKTVNGRVQPADQFTVGLNNGGGPALTSATTTGTNTTASTTNWPVSQNATYTITDVMAPGSPDALTSYSPTVVCTDSAGNKLTTGGSTAAWTFTVPGADAYICNVTNTPNTPSFTVSKSASSTSVAAGGVLTYTVTVTNTGTVPFTAANPASFTDSLVGVTDDAAYNGDASNGATVTGNTLSWSGPLAVGATQTITYSVTVRTPDNGNHILTNQVTPGTNGTCVTAGDCTTNTPVRSFHVTKTADRNQVVPGDTITYTVTVVNDGQVDYTAGTPASWSDDLTAVLDDATYNGDVTGGATYAAPTLSWSGPLAIGATATFTYSVTVNTPDTGDQKLTNSVVTPVEGGCPAGSTDPACTVTIPSGSYTVAKSASTTLAKPGDTVTYTVTVTNTGNIDYTPAAPAAFTDDLSSVLDDATYNGDASNGATVTGTHLTWSGPLPIGQSITITYSVTVNSPDTGDKVVKNTVRPTEPGGACATAGGCTTTTQVQSFTVAKASSPSGAVHEGDVVTYTVTVTNTGTGAFTAADPASFTDDLTKVLDDASYNGDAGNGAVVNGNTLSWSGALAVGATQTITYSVTVNKPDTGNKVLTNAVVPGDGGDCATAGSCTTTNDVQSFTVSKTSSPTGAVKPGDVITYTVTVKNTGTATYTAGAPASFTDDLSKVLDDATYNNDANNGAAYAAPTLSWSGPLAVGATTTVTYSVTVGAPASGDGSLTNAVTTPPNTGGGCDPEGSCSVTNPVQAFTALKTSSSTQAVPGDVVTYTITVANVGQVAYTAVNPAAVSDNLTGVLDDATYNGDASNGATYTAPTLAWALAIPVGGSVTLTYSVTVNTPDTGDHSLKNTVILPPDGGCAIPGGCETTTPVKSFSTAKSADTNAVIPGGKVTYTITVTNTGQVDYTAANPAVWTDDLTQVLDDATYNGDATGGATYAAPTLSWSGPLAIGASLTFTYSVTVNNPDAGDKKLHNAVVTPPGIGGDCEAGSTNPSCTVDVPSGSYTVAKTADKADVAPGDTVTYTVTVKNTGDVSYTAAKPASFTDDLSSVLDDATYNGDATNGATFSNPNLKWSGPLAVGATITVTYSVTVNTPDAGDKAVINTVRPTGGGGSCDPAAACSTTTNVQSFTVSKASSATSAKPGDVITYTITVTNTGKAAFTAAKPAAFTDDLSHVLDDAAYNGDASNGGSYTAPKLAWALALPVGQTVTVTYSITVTNPDTGDHELKNVVVPGNGGECDPAASCTTNDPVEGFTVRKTVDQANAQPGATVRYTITVSNTGKVDYTATHPASFTDDLSEVLDDAVYNGDASGGATYVKPVLSWSGPLPVGATTTITYSVKVNAPDTGDKKLVNAVVTSDGGNCVAGAGGAGCSVTTTVADPPAAVLAHTGSTFALPAAIIGALLALGGVALAFFGRRRRTVTGKH; this comes from the coding sequence GTGACGAGCGGCACAGCGACGGTGACCGCCGATGCGGTCCCGACGTGGGCTCCTTCGGTCATCGGCAACCAGGCGTACGCGGGAACCCCGGGTAAACCCGCGATCCATATATTCGGTGCAGGAGTCGTCACCACGACACTGCGGAGTATCACCGTGAAAGACCCGACGGGCGTAGCGGTGAAGGGTTATGGACTCGTCTCGGCCGACGCCGAGGCCACCGGGTCGGATGAGCGGATCACATGGACCTCCGATACGACGGTCACCAAGCTCGCGGACATCCACCCCGCACCTGGGCCCGGGCCCGAGAACGGCTGTCAGATGAACCCCGGCGGATTCGGGACGGGGACGGCAACCTGTACCGGCCTGCTCCCGACGGCGGACTCGCGCTGGGGATCGCTGGTTGTGCAGTCCGTCGGCGCGACCACGTTCTCGGCGACGATGACTGCCGCCGGTGGTGGCGAAGCGGTCGCGCTCGGTTTCATGACGTCGAAGTTGACGCTGTCCAAGACGGTGGCCGGCAGAGTCCATCCGTCCGATAGATTCGATACCTTCATCACGTCCCCGGAACAATCGACCCTCGGCCAGGCCACGACGGGCACGTCGAACAGCTCGACCACCGGTGCGGTCACGATCCTCCCGGTCACCGGCAGTTACACCCTGAGCGAAGCGGCCGGGAACGAAACGACGTCACTGGGCAGCTACACGCAATCGTGGACATGCACCAACGCGAACAGCGGCAGTGCCACGGTTTTGCCGTCAGGATCGGGCACGAGCAAGACGGTTGTGCCCGCAGTCGGTGATGACATTTCGTGCACGATCACGAATACTCCTCCACCGCCGGTGTGGACCTGCTCGGCCTTCGGTTACCTGTTCCAGAGCCCGAGCGATGGGGTTCACCAGATCTACCAGGTGGACCTCGTCTCCGGTGCCGCCACTCAGATCGGCACCACGCCCGACACGGTCAACGGGATCGGTTACAACACCCTCGACAACTACATGTACGGATGGGACATCACCACCCAGACGCTGGTCCGGATCGCCTCGGACGGGACACTGACCAACCTGGGGCAGCCGGCAGGCGCCAGCGCACCCAGTGGGTACCAGGTCGGTGATTTCGACAACGCGGGACATTTGTTCCTGCAGTATGGAGGAACAGGGGATGGGCAGTGGGTTGAGATCGACCTGGCACCCGGCTCGGCCAACTATGGCAAGGTGATCGCGTCGGGGACGCCGACGCGACCGGCGGGTATCGCGAACCTTCCGTCGGACTGGACGTACGTCAACGGTGGCTTCTACGGACTGGCGGACACGACCGCGGGGACCGGCGGTGCGCACCTTCTCCGTTTCGACGCGACGACGCATGCCTACACCGACCTCGGTCCGATCGCGAACACGTCGGCGTCGGCCACCTATGGTGCTGCTTACGCGGATGCCGCCGGCAACCTGTACTTCAGCGACAACGGGTCCGGGACGATCTATCGGGTGAAGCCGACAACGCTCGAGTCCATCGTGGTTTCGGCCGGTCCGAGCTCTGTCGGTAACGACGGCGCCCGTTGCGCCACTGCTCCAATCCCTACCATCACGGTCACCAAGACGGTGAACGGTCGTGTGCAGCCGGCCGACCAGTTCACCGTTGGGCTGAATAACGGTGGCGGCCCGGCTCTCACCTCGGCGACGACGACCGGTACGAACACGACGGCGTCGACCACGAACTGGCCGGTCTCGCAGAACGCGACCTACACGATCACCGATGTGATGGCCCCTGGATCGCCTGATGCGCTCACGTCGTACAGCCCCACGGTGGTATGTACCGACAGTGCGGGGAACAAGCTGACGACTGGCGGATCGACCGCGGCTTGGACGTTCACGGTCCCTGGAGCCGACGCGTACATCTGCAATGTCACGAACACGCCGAACACGCCGTCGTTCACGGTGTCGAAGTCGGCGTCGTCGACGTCGGTCGCCGCAGGTGGGGTCCTCACCTACACGGTGACGGTGACCAACACGGGAACGGTCCCGTTTACAGCGGCTAACCCGGCCTCGTTCACCGACAGCCTGGTCGGGGTGACGGATGACGCCGCCTACAACGGCGACGCCAGCAACGGCGCCACCGTGACCGGCAACACACTGTCGTGGTCGGGGCCGCTCGCGGTCGGTGCGACGCAGACGATCACCTACTCGGTGACGGTCCGCACCCCAGATAACGGCAACCACATCCTGACCAACCAGGTCACCCCCGGCACCAACGGCACCTGTGTCACGGCGGGAGACTGCACCACCAACACGCCGGTGCGCTCGTTCCATGTGACCAAGACGGCTGACCGCAACCAGGTCGTGCCTGGTGACACGATCACCTACACGGTGACCGTGGTCAACGATGGGCAGGTGGACTACACCGCCGGTACGCCGGCGTCCTGGTCGGATGACCTCACCGCCGTGCTGGATGACGCCACCTACAACGGGGACGTGACCGGTGGCGCGACGTACGCCGCGCCGACGCTGTCATGGTCGGGGCCTCTGGCGATCGGTGCGACGGCGACGTTCACCTACTCGGTGACGGTGAACACGCCGGACACCGGTGACCAGAAGCTGACCAACTCCGTGGTGACTCCGGTGGAGGGCGGCTGTCCTGCCGGGTCGACCGATCCGGCCTGTACGGTGACGATCCCGTCCGGCTCCTACACCGTCGCGAAGTCGGCCAGCACCACGCTGGCGAAGCCGGGTGACACGGTCACCTACACCGTCACGGTGACCAACACCGGCAACATCGACTACACGCCGGCCGCGCCGGCCGCCTTCACCGACGATCTGTCGAGCGTTCTCGATGACGCCACGTACAACGGCGACGCCAGCAATGGCGCCACCGTCACCGGAACGCACCTCACCTGGTCCGGGCCCCTCCCGATCGGACAGTCGATCACCATCACCTATTCGGTGACGGTCAACAGCCCCGACACCGGCGACAAGGTCGTGAAGAACACCGTGCGCCCGACCGAGCCGGGTGGCGCATGCGCCACGGCCGGAGGCTGCACGACGACGACCCAGGTGCAGTCGTTCACGGTCGCGAAGGCATCCAGCCCGTCCGGTGCGGTGCACGAGGGCGATGTCGTGACCTACACGGTGACGGTGACGAACACGGGAACCGGCGCCTTCACCGCGGCCGACCCGGCGTCCTTCACCGACGACCTGACCAAGGTCCTGGACGACGCCAGCTACAACGGCGACGCCGGCAATGGCGCGGTCGTGAACGGCAACACGCTGTCCTGGTCCGGAGCTCTCGCGGTCGGTGCAACGCAGACGATCACGTACTCGGTGACGGTGAACAAGCCCGACACAGGGAACAAGGTGCTGACCAACGCGGTCGTCCCGGGTGATGGCGGTGACTGCGCCACGGCCGGTAGCTGCACCACCACGAACGACGTCCAGTCGTTCACGGTCTCCAAGACCTCCAGCCCGACCGGCGCCGTCAAGCCGGGCGATGTCATCACCTACACCGTCACGGTGAAGAACACGGGCACCGCTACGTACACGGCCGGCGCGCCGGCGTCGTTCACCGACGACCTGAGCAAGGTGCTGGATGACGCGACGTACAACAACGACGCGAACAACGGCGCCGCCTACGCGGCACCCACCCTGTCGTGGTCGGGCCCGCTCGCTGTGGGTGCGACGACGACGGTGACCTACTCGGTCACGGTCGGCGCGCCGGCCTCCGGTGACGGTTCCCTGACCAACGCGGTCACCACTCCGCCGAACACTGGCGGTGGTTGTGACCCGGAGGGCAGCTGCAGCGTGACCAACCCGGTTCAGGCGTTCACCGCGCTGAAGACCTCCAGTTCCACGCAGGCGGTCCCGGGCGACGTGGTCACGTACACGATCACGGTCGCCAATGTCGGCCAGGTCGCCTACACGGCGGTCAACCCGGCCGCGGTCAGCGACAACCTGACCGGGGTGCTGGATGACGCGACCTACAACGGGGATGCCAGCAACGGCGCCACGTACACGGCACCGACCTTGGCCTGGGCTCTCGCGATCCCGGTCGGCGGATCGGTCACCCTCACCTACTCGGTGACGGTGAACACGCCGGACACCGGTGACCATAGCCTGAAGAACACGGTCATCCTGCCTCCGGACGGCGGCTGCGCTATCCCGGGCGGGTGCGAGACGACCACTCCGGTGAAGTCGTTCAGCACGGCCAAGTCCGCGGACACGAACGCCGTCATCCCTGGCGGGAAGGTCACGTACACGATCACGGTCACCAACACCGGCCAGGTCGACTACACGGCGGCGAATCCCGCGGTGTGGACGGACGACCTCACCCAGGTGCTCGACGACGCCACCTACAACGGTGATGCCACCGGCGGCGCGACGTACGCCGCGCCGACGCTCTCCTGGTCCGGGCCGCTGGCCATCGGCGCCTCGCTCACGTTCACCTACAGCGTGACCGTGAACAACCCCGACGCCGGCGACAAGAAGCTGCACAACGCGGTCGTCACCCCGCCGGGCATCGGCGGGGACTGCGAGGCCGGCTCGACGAACCCGTCGTGCACGGTCGATGTGCCCTCCGGCTCGTACACCGTCGCGAAGACGGCCGACAAGGCTGACGTCGCCCCCGGTGACACGGTCACCTACACCGTCACGGTCAAGAACACCGGTGACGTGAGCTACACCGCTGCGAAGCCGGCGTCCTTCACCGACGACCTGTCCTCGGTGCTGGATGATGCGACGTACAACGGCGACGCCACCAACGGGGCGACGTTCAGCAACCCGAACCTGAAATGGTCCGGTCCGCTTGCGGTCGGCGCCACCATCACCGTCACGTACTCGGTGACGGTGAACACCCCGGATGCCGGCGACAAGGCGGTCATCAACACGGTCCGCCCGACCGGCGGCGGCGGCAGCTGCGACCCCGCTGCGGCCTGCTCGACCACCACCAATGTGCAGTCCTTCACCGTGTCGAAGGCTTCCAGTGCCACCAGCGCGAAGCCCGGCGATGTGATCACCTACACGATCACCGTCACGAACACCGGAAAGGCGGCCTTCACGGCAGCCAAGCCGGCGGCCTTTACGGACGACCTGTCCCACGTTCTCGACGACGCCGCCTACAACGGTGACGCCAGCAACGGCGGCAGCTACACCGCGCCGAAGCTCGCCTGGGCGCTCGCGCTCCCGGTCGGGCAGACGGTGACGGTGACCTACTCGATCACCGTCACGAACCCGGACACGGGTGACCACGAGCTGAAGAACGTCGTCGTCCCGGGAAATGGGGGAGAATGCGACCCCGCCGCCTCGTGCACGACGAACGACCCAGTCGAGGGCTTCACTGTGAGGAAGACCGTCGACCAGGCCAACGCCCAGCCCGGCGCGACCGTGCGCTACACCATCACGGTGTCGAACACGGGCAAGGTCGACTACACGGCGACGCACCCGGCTTCCTTCACCGACGACCTGTCGGAGGTGCTCGATGACGCCGTCTACAACGGCGACGCCTCCGGGGGCGCGACGTACGTGAAGCCGGTGCTGTCCTGGTCCGGCCCGCTCCCCGTCGGCGCGACGACCACGATCACATACTCGGTGAAGGTGAACGCTCCGGACACCGGCGACAAGAAGCTGGTCAACGCGGTCGTCACCTCTGATGGCGGCAACTGCGTGGCGGGTGCCGGTGGTGCGGGATGCTCCGTGACGACCACGGTCGCCGACCCGCCGGCCGCGGTCCTCGCCCACACCGGATCGACGTTCGCACTCCCGGCAGCCATCATCGGCGCACTGCTGGCCCTTGGCGGAGTTGCACTGGCGTTCTTCGGCCGGCGTCGGCGCACCGTAACAGGTAAGCACTAG
- a CDS encoding ABC transporter permease has product MSVATERATVSHSLPDGVTAEPSRFSLRHPKSRMAWIRPAVWLPLVVMLALLAGLWQWGAASMPYLLPPLQAIGESLAGNLGYYLGNALITLGEATAGLAIGFVAAFLVAVLISELPVARRAIMPIAVVLNVTPLVAIAPALVVAFGFGPLPKLIITALICFFPILINTAVGLRSVPQQVMQVYKTMDASRLEMLVHLRIPNALPYLFAALRIVFPLSIIGAVVAELSASGSTGGLGTMISVASSMNQLAVVYAAIFVLAVMGVLLLALITLVERRVLHWHESSTD; this is encoded by the coding sequence ATGAGCGTCGCAACAGAACGGGCAACCGTGTCCCACTCGCTTCCGGACGGCGTCACCGCCGAGCCGTCGCGGTTCAGCCTCAGGCATCCCAAGTCCCGGATGGCGTGGATACGTCCAGCGGTCTGGCTTCCTCTGGTCGTCATGCTCGCGCTCCTCGCCGGACTCTGGCAGTGGGGCGCCGCATCGATGCCGTACCTGCTCCCTCCGCTGCAGGCGATCGGCGAATCGCTGGCCGGCAACCTCGGCTACTACCTCGGCAACGCCCTCATCACCCTGGGCGAGGCGACGGCGGGGCTCGCGATCGGCTTCGTCGCCGCCTTCCTGGTCGCCGTGCTCATCAGCGAGCTGCCGGTGGCGCGGAGGGCGATCATGCCGATCGCGGTTGTGCTCAACGTCACGCCGCTCGTCGCGATCGCGCCGGCGCTCGTCGTCGCCTTCGGCTTCGGTCCGCTGCCGAAGCTGATCATCACCGCGCTGATCTGCTTCTTCCCCATCCTCATCAACACGGCCGTCGGCCTCCGGTCCGTGCCGCAGCAGGTGATGCAGGTCTACAAGACGATGGACGCGTCCCGGCTGGAGATGCTCGTCCACCTGCGGATCCCCAACGCGCTGCCGTATCTCTTCGCGGCCCTGCGGATCGTCTTCCCGCTCTCGATCATCGGCGCCGTCGTCGCCGAGCTCTCCGCCTCCGGCTCGACCGGCGGCCTCGGCACGATGATCAGCGTCGCGTCGTCGATGAACCAGCTCGCCGTCGTCTACGCGGCGATCTTCGTCCTCGCGGTGATGGGCGTCCTCCTGCTCGCCCTCATCACCCTGGTCGAGCGCCGCGTCCTGCACTGGCACGAGAGCTCGACCGACTGA
- a CDS encoding ABC transporter substrate-binding protein, with the protein MQHRLIKTGLASLTAVILTIGVAACSSGSPADSSSSGSAISAKRCEENKAAGPITYLSGYQFQSSASILEYVAASKLGYFSDLCLTVQLKPGSGDTAQNTKLLASGQATVSAIAQQDLIQARANGIDIEGISSYSNAGLDILMTNPGITDLTQLDGQVVGHKGYVPASVEAMMVKAGVDWNSLKLVKEGYDPSVLPRKQDGLAALTGFISNEPNQLKAAGDKVTVWQPVKYGIPSSLGAMAVNPAFAKAHPTAVQDILRAALHAYDYCSASEANTEKCVGFAADLSGGATYDKKLNATIWKTETQVVADNPTHGQPLGGMDPANVTKLVDMLHQFQIVPDTVTGDQAAKWFDNSYITAIYSGDTLIWPAP; encoded by the coding sequence ATGCAGCACCGTCTCATCAAGACCGGTCTCGCGTCCCTCACCGCCGTCATCCTGACGATCGGTGTCGCCGCGTGCAGCTCCGGCTCCCCCGCAGACTCGTCGTCGTCCGGATCCGCCATCTCCGCCAAGCGCTGCGAGGAGAACAAGGCGGCCGGGCCGATCACGTACCTCTCCGGCTACCAGTTCCAGTCGTCCGCCTCGATCCTGGAGTACGTCGCCGCCAGCAAGCTCGGCTACTTCTCCGACCTGTGCCTGACGGTGCAGCTGAAGCCGGGAAGCGGCGACACCGCGCAGAACACGAAGCTGCTCGCCAGCGGCCAGGCGACGGTCTCCGCCATCGCGCAGCAGGACCTCATCCAGGCGCGCGCCAACGGCATCGACATCGAGGGCATCTCGTCGTACTCGAACGCGGGCCTCGACATCCTGATGACGAACCCGGGCATCACCGACCTCACCCAGCTCGACGGACAGGTCGTCGGTCACAAGGGCTACGTCCCCGCCTCCGTGGAGGCGATGATGGTGAAGGCCGGCGTCGACTGGAATTCGCTGAAGCTGGTCAAGGAGGGCTACGACCCCTCGGTGCTGCCGCGCAAGCAGGACGGCCTCGCCGCCCTCACCGGATTCATCTCCAACGAGCCCAACCAGCTCAAGGCGGCCGGCGACAAGGTCACGGTCTGGCAGCCGGTGAAGTACGGCATCCCCAGCTCGCTCGGCGCGATGGCGGTCAACCCGGCCTTCGCGAAGGCCCACCCGACCGCGGTGCAGGACATCCTCCGCGCGGCCCTTCACGCCTACGACTACTGCAGCGCCAGCGAAGCGAACACCGAGAAGTGCGTCGGCTTCGCGGCGGACCTCTCCGGCGGGGCCACGTACGACAAGAAGCTCAACGCGACGATCTGGAAGACCGAGACCCAGGTGGTGGCCGACAACCCCACCCACGGCCAGCCGCTCGGCGGGATGGACCCGGCCAACGTGACGAAGCTCGTCGACATGCTGCACCAGTTCCAGATCGTCCCGGACACGGTGACGGGCGACCAGGCCGCGAAGTGGTTCGACAACTCCTACATCACGGCCATCTACTCGGGCGACACGCTCATCTGGCCCGCCCCGTAA
- a CDS encoding LLM class flavin-dependent oxidoreductase — protein sequence MPAKDYGIFLPIGNGGWMLSTTAPHPEAKYAWNKRAALHAEDIGLDFIMSMAKWRGFGGTTDHWGRSLESMTMMSALAEATDRVKIWATMHANVHNPAVAAKMYATLQDVSGGRAGMNIVNGAYAGEFEQFGIWDPTLSHADRYTMTELWTEAVTRLWTEDSVTMHTPYFDLVDCESRPHPSSRPTIISAGKSEAARAFQARFADGAFLAGDSLEEMKELSADVHARAAANGRTCKTYSMLTVVQDETDALAEAKVKEWGAGVDREALANMRASWGVPEDQARAWASGAVGEAAFQTAYVAGSAQTVTEHIQYIVGEADLDGLMLIFPEYDQDMVLFGETVLPALRAHDAGGDR from the coding sequence ATGCCCGCGAAAGACTATGGGATCTTCCTCCCGATCGGAAACGGCGGCTGGATGCTCTCCACCACCGCACCGCACCCCGAAGCCAAGTACGCCTGGAACAAGCGCGCGGCCCTGCACGCCGAGGACATCGGCCTCGACTTCATCATGTCGATGGCGAAGTGGCGCGGGTTCGGCGGCACGACCGATCACTGGGGCCGGTCGCTGGAGTCGATGACCATGATGTCGGCGCTCGCGGAGGCGACGGACCGGGTCAAGATCTGGGCCACCATGCATGCCAACGTGCACAACCCGGCGGTCGCCGCGAAGATGTACGCCACGCTGCAGGACGTGTCCGGGGGCCGCGCGGGCATGAACATCGTGAACGGCGCATACGCGGGGGAGTTCGAGCAGTTCGGGATCTGGGACCCGACGCTCAGCCACGCCGACCGCTACACGATGACCGAGCTCTGGACCGAGGCCGTGACCCGGCTGTGGACCGAGGACTCCGTAACCATGCACACCCCGTACTTCGACCTGGTCGACTGCGAGTCGCGTCCGCATCCGTCCTCCCGGCCGACGATCATCAGCGCGGGCAAGTCGGAGGCCGCGCGCGCCTTCCAGGCACGGTTCGCCGACGGGGCCTTCCTCGCCGGCGACAGCCTGGAGGAGATGAAGGAGCTCTCGGCGGATGTGCACGCCAGGGCCGCGGCGAACGGCCGGACCTGCAAGACCTACTCCATGCTCACCGTCGTCCAGGACGAGACCGACGCGCTCGCCGAGGCCAAGGTGAAGGAGTGGGGCGCCGGCGTCGACCGGGAGGCGCTGGCGAACATGCGCGCATCGTGGGGAGTCCCGGAGGACCAGGCGCGCGCCTGGGCATCGGGCGCCGTGGGGGAGGCGGCCTTCCAGACCGCGTACGTGGCCGGATCGGCGCAGACCGTCACCGAGCACATCCAGTACATCGTCGGCGAGGCGGACCTCGACGGTCTGATGCTGATCTTCCCCGAGTACGACCAGGACATGGTCCTGTTCGGCGAGACGGTCCTCCCCGCGCTGCGGGCCCACGACGCGGGCGGCGACCGGTGA
- a CDS encoding ABC transporter ATP-binding protein, whose protein sequence is MVTPAVQLTSVGKVYGYGPSAMIALNDVDLTIEPGRFVSLIGPSGCGKSTLLRIVAGLESAGRGEVRVHDVTPSEAGAAKLIGLVPQTPALLPWLSVLKNVTLPQKINPGAARRRQRIGDLAERGGRKPAPDMLELLDRAGLADAAHKLPAQLSGGMQQRAAIVRAFGLQPDVLLMDEPFSALDEFTRESLQDQLLDLWDELKTTVLFVTHSVSEAVRMSDTVVVMAPRPGRIVDVIDIDLPRPRNQRLFEERRFHEYEDLIRDRLHSAWRSTDAA, encoded by the coding sequence ATGGTGACGCCAGCGGTACAGCTGACCTCGGTCGGCAAGGTCTACGGGTACGGTCCCTCGGCGATGATCGCGTTGAACGACGTCGACCTCACGATCGAGCCCGGCCGGTTCGTCAGCCTGATCGGCCCGAGCGGATGCGGCAAGTCGACGCTCCTCCGGATCGTCGCCGGTCTCGAATCGGCCGGCCGCGGTGAGGTGCGCGTCCACGATGTGACGCCGAGCGAAGCGGGCGCGGCGAAGCTGATCGGGCTGGTCCCGCAGACGCCGGCGCTGCTGCCGTGGCTGTCGGTGCTGAAGAACGTGACGCTGCCGCAGAAGATCAACCCGGGGGCGGCGCGGCGACGCCAGCGCATCGGCGACCTGGCGGAGCGCGGCGGCCGGAAGCCCGCCCCGGACATGCTCGAGCTCCTCGATCGCGCCGGGCTCGCGGACGCGGCGCACAAGCTGCCCGCCCAGCTCTCCGGCGGCATGCAGCAGCGCGCGGCGATCGTCAGGGCGTTCGGCCTGCAACCGGATGTGCTGCTCATGGACGAGCCGTTCTCCGCACTCGACGAGTTCACGCGGGAGAGCCTCCAGGACCAGCTGCTCGACCTGTGGGACGAGCTGAAGACGACGGTGCTGTTCGTGACGCACTCGGTGTCCGAGGCCGTGCGCATGTCCGACACCGTCGTCGTGATGGCGCCGCGACCGGGCCGGATCGTCGATGTGATCGACATCGACCTCCCGCGGCCCCGGAACCAGCGGCTGTTCGAGGAGCGCCGCTTCCACGAGTACGAAGACCTGATCAGGGATCGCCTGCACTCCGCATGGCGATCGACGGACGCGGCTTAG
- a CDS encoding DUF11 domain-containing protein: protein MRTLLRTLLTIGVVAAVLAAAMTTAPSVRADEPAAQLSITLTNSERTVKAGDAVTYTGHVKNLGGTEAAVTIVLESPGYVDLGTAAGAKVEKHMASWTPSIAPGADHTFTIPATIGKIPATERRVTTLASVYAGEDKTPIVRTAAASFIDGVKDVPDNRAVSAQSERNTLVALPWVIGGAVVLLAIVAAVVLLLILRGRRKHRRRGTPLGYE, encoded by the coding sequence ATGCGCACCCTCCTTCGCACGCTGCTCACCATCGGAGTCGTTGCCGCAGTCCTCGCCGCCGCCATGACCACCGCACCGTCCGTGCGCGCGGACGAGCCGGCCGCCCAGCTCTCTATCACGCTCACCAACAGCGAAAGGACGGTCAAAGCCGGCGATGCGGTCACCTACACCGGGCACGTGAAGAACCTCGGGGGAACTGAAGCCGCCGTCACGATCGTCCTCGAATCTCCCGGCTACGTCGATCTCGGCACCGCGGCCGGTGCGAAGGTCGAGAAGCACATGGCGAGCTGGACACCCTCCATCGCTCCCGGAGCAGACCACACATTCACTATCCCGGCCACGATCGGCAAGATCCCCGCGACCGAGCGGCGCGTCACGACCCTCGCCAGCGTGTACGCAGGCGAGGACAAGACCCCGATCGTTCGCACAGCCGCCGCCAGCTTCATCGACGGCGTGAAAGACGTCCCAGACAACAGAGCGGTCAGCGCGCAGTCGGAGAGGAACACCCTCGTTGCGCTTCCCTGGGTCATCGGAGGCGCCGTCGTGCTCCTGGCCATTGTCGCGGCGGTCGTCCTGCTGCTCATTCTCCGTGGACGTCGGAAACACCGTCGACGCGGCACGCCTCTGGGGTACGAGTGA
- a CDS encoding isochorismatase family protein produces the protein MSALREAQLAQLTRPGSAPALVVVDVQRDFGDPAALGAYGLTEEVVAELDATVTRIGGLVDAARELGVPVVWVELGSDPSRPWRSSNWLREGDYDAPMGESEPCIVGSAGAEWYRMHPAADELRVVKRGYSGFLGTDLDQRLRAAGYDWLTIVGLTSECCVDATAQDAMQLDWPVVVPRDATAAYDLAVNEAALVQLELNVAVLSDTDEVVGLWKQVTA, from the coding sequence GTGAGCGCCCTCCGCGAAGCGCAGCTCGCGCAGCTGACCCGGCCCGGGAGCGCACCCGCCCTCGTCGTCGTCGATGTCCAGCGCGACTTCGGCGACCCGGCCGCCCTCGGCGCCTACGGCCTGACCGAGGAGGTGGTCGCCGAGCTCGACGCAACGGTGACCCGCATCGGCGGTTTGGTCGACGCCGCCCGGGAGCTGGGCGTCCCGGTGGTCTGGGTGGAGCTCGGCAGCGATCCGTCCCGCCCGTGGCGCTCGAGCAACTGGCTGCGCGAGGGCGACTACGACGCCCCCATGGGCGAGTCGGAGCCGTGCATCGTCGGCTCGGCCGGCGCGGAGTGGTACCGGATGCACCCCGCCGCCGACGAGCTGCGGGTCGTCAAGCGCGGCTACAGCGGCTTCCTCGGGACCGACCTCGACCAGCGGTTGCGAGCCGCCGGCTACGACTGGCTCACGATCGTCGGCCTCACCAGCGAGTGCTGCGTCGACGCGACCGCGCAGGACGCGATGCAGCTGGACTGGCCGGTCGTGGTCCCCCGCGACGCGACCGCCGCATACGACCTCGCGGTGAACGAGGCGGCGCTCGTCCAGCTGGAGCTCAACGTCGCCGTCCTGTCCGACACCGACGAGGTCGTCGGCCTCTGGAAGCAGGTGACCGCGTGA